A window of Apium graveolens cultivar Ventura chromosome 8, ASM990537v1, whole genome shotgun sequence contains these coding sequences:
- the LOC141680170 gene encoding uncharacterized protein LOC141680170, with the protein MKNYEGNQHPVFYVSHVLKDADMRYPNAENLAYGLVMASQKLRHYFQSRTIQVVTNQPLKKILTRPEASGRIVAWTVELGEFYLEYVPRTAIKAQALADFMVECTFSGSQDLTPDEQLIQTPEKWKLFVDGSVARKKCGVGLILSSPKGFEICQAIRFDFPLTNNEAEYEALLSGMELARSLEAKHLRAFSDSMLVVKHYSGEYEQRDPRTKAYATKVKDASLSFETFELSQIGKENNGRANVLSRLASAGTQSLTGSIYLTEAKTPSIEKKKCLKIHQENDWMTPLKNFLEKGILPPDRREALKIKYRASSYTVINGKLYRRSAPP; encoded by the coding sequence ATGAAAAACTATGAAGGAAATCAACACCCTGTGTTCTACGTGTCCCATGTCCTCAAGGATGCAGATATGAGGTACCCCAATGCCGAAAATTTGGCATATGGGTTGGTTATGGCCTCCCAAAAATTGCGACATTACTTCCAAAGCCGAACGATTCAAGTTGTCACCAATCAACCTTTGAAGAAGATTTTAACAAGGCCGGAAGCCTCGGGAAGAATAGTGGCTTGGACCGTCGAACTTGGGGAGTTTTACCTTGAGTATGTCCCCAGAACGGCGATCAAGGCCCAAGCTCTAGCTGACTTTATGGTCGAGTGCACATTCTCGGGGTCGCAGGATCTCACGCCCGACGAACAACTCATTCAGACCCCTGAAAAATGGAAACTCTTTGTAGATGGGTCGGTAGCTAGGAAAAAGTGTGGGGTCGGCTTAATACTTTCCAGCCCCAAAGGATTCGAGATATGCCAGGCTATAAGATTCGACTTTCCTCTGACGAACAATGAAGCAGAGTACGAAGCACTCCTCTCAGGGATGGAGTTGGCCCGAAGCCTTGAGGCGAAACACCTAAGGGCCTTCAGCGACTCTATGCTGGTTGTAAAGCACTACTCTGGAGAATATGAGCAAAGAGACCCCCGGACGAAGGCTTACGCCACCAAGGTAAAAGATGCTTCTCTGTCATTTGAAACTTTTGAGCTAAGTCAAATTGGCAAGGAGAACAATGGACGGGCAAACGTCCTTTCCAGGCTAGCTTCGGCTGGGACACAGAGCCTAACTGGTTCTATCTACCTCACCGAAGCCAAGACGCCTTCGATCGAGAAGAAAAAATGTCTGAAAATTCACCAGGAGAATGATTGGATGACTCCCCTAAAGAACTTTCTAGAGAAAGGTATTCTACCTCCGGACCGAAGAGAGGCGCTAAAGATAAAGTACAGAGCATCGAGCTACACTGTCATTAATGGAAAATTGTATCGCCGGTCAGCCCCTCCCTAG